The Pithys albifrons albifrons isolate INPA30051 chromosome 1, PitAlb_v1, whole genome shotgun sequence genome contains the following window.
GATTTCCATATGTACAGCACCAAGGtgaacaaaacaaatacatgCTCACGCCATAACCAGAGAACTGCTGTAGTGAACACATCTGCCTGATATTCTCACATCCCTTCCCACGTCTTACTGTtgtgttttatatttaaaataccaaCATAACATCATCAGTTTTTCTATGGATTTGATCACAATGGTTTGACAGTCATCTTTGGGTTAGTGTTGTTCTGACAAATTATTGCTCTAGAAAAAGTAGGAGAAAGAGTCTCCCCAGACCGGGGAATGCTGAGCTCCAGTCAAAGCACTGATTTAAGAGTCAGTAGCTCAGTTCCTTGTTCTGCCAAAGACTTGCAAAGTGTCCTTGGCTTGGTTTGAATGTATTGGACGTATATGGATATATTCATACTGTCTATTTTAGCCACAAAGTTAGATATAGATGCCTTCTATTCCAAGTTCCGAAGAGACCTAAGGGCTGCATTCAGTCTGCCTTTTATACATGTTCATATTGCTATCATAGCTATTTACTGGCTGGTCTGACAGTGGCCTAAATAGCCCTCTAGTGCACAGCTAACTTACTGTCAAAGTCCATGCACCATGAAAAGTGGCCTGAATAcagcccttttttttccttgtctcaCTCGCTCATTTGTAATGCAGGGACAATAATAAACCTTGGCAAGATTATGGAGATGTTCAGATCCCAGTGAAGAGGACAACATAATTACTTTTATAGGCAAAGATGCACAAAGCTGTACTGTGCTATATACAAGGTAAGGGGACCTGGTTTTAGAGGAGCTTGCCATCTGCAGGAGCTTGCTCCAGATAGAACATCCAAGAGTTCAAAAAGGGATGTAAAAGTTAGCAATAGTGCACCCTGGCATCTGTAGCAGCAATTTTACCTAGACCACACTGTATTTCAGCATAGCTATTTCCAGATGGTGCTGTATTTCACAATTTCTTCTTGCAGCTGACTGCtatcatacatatatatagtacAACAAAGACGTGCACAAGGGTGAGTTATTGCCTGTTCTTTGTTGTACACTCTTTCCCACACATTTGGGGCTTTTGTGTGGCATTTAGTCTTCCTCAGAAGGGAATCTTTGCCTGGAAATACAGTATATGCAGCAGCTACAAAAGATAAGGAGAAACAGAACAGTATGGCTAATAATAAGAACACCAACAGCAAAAATGTACAAGGTTTTGTCACAGTAATCCTGAGGCTGATGAAAAGGTGGGATGAAATTTGGTAGGTACacagaaaaaacccagtaaTTCCCAAGAATGAaccagagaaagaggaaaaggctgagggtTAGATGGATGTAGTACTTGTGAGCATTCTGCCTCCAGGGATATTCgtcgtcatcatcatcatcaatcaCAACAGACTTGGAAAGCAGCTGCCTCATTCTGGTTGAGTCGTACAACAGGAGAGTCACCTGGAGGCATtggggagaaaagggaataaGTGAATTGGCTGCAGAAAGTCTGAATGCCAGTCTTAGGGACAAATAAAATTGAGTGTGGGAAAATCATGTGAGAAAAAGCTAAGAAGCCACAAATGAGGCAGATCCTGATGGACAATAGCACATTTTTTCCCTACAGTTTATTCACCATTGAGATTCAGGCCAGACATAGGAAAAAACTTGCCAGTGGTAAGGATAGAAAGGCATGAGAACAGATTGTGTAGGGAGATGACAGCAGCTCCCACGCTGGAGACTTTTGAGAACAGATTAGAGTACTGCTAAATGACTTAAGTAGTGTAGTTCCTGCCTTGTAGTGGGTGGATTTGTCTCTCCCAAGTCTGTTTGCCATGGCTATAGAGGTGAATCatcttaaataaaattatgaagCATCTAGACTGTGACCTAAACCCCAAATAAACTGCTTCAGATACTTGCAATGTACTGTTGTCAAGTTTTCTTCAATTAAGTGTCATTTTCTCAGATTGCTCTGTTTTGGCCTTCAGTCAGAACTAGAGAAAGAGGTGGAATAACACAATGCCCTGTGGTTAGAAAGGTTTGGCATACAGGGTAATGCAGTAGCACTCATCAGAGATGCTTAAATTTCCAGTTTAGTCTTTGCCATACAAAGCAAAGTAGGTAGATTGACTGCAGCATGAAGAAGCTTTCAAATTTCTGTCCCCTCAATGACTTTCTTAATTTTGGTAGATTTATAGGAGAGGTAGACACAGAGCCCTACATTGTGAAACTTGTGTTGTCATACCAAACCTGAAGCACTTGGTCCACACCTCAAGGCAGTAGCTATTGTAGTTGCAACTCCCTTTTTTAGGTACTCAGGGTCATGTGCAAGCATCCCTGCAGTGAGCTGTGTCTTTGGGAAAGGGACTCTAAGAAAGCAGCTGAGCAGGAAGTTGCCTTGGCCAACGAGGAATGAAGTTTAGAGCTAAAGGTAAAAGATGCAGAGGGATGTACTGCCCAAACAGGGGTTCTCAGCCATGCTCTTTTTTGCAGAATCTGTGCTCATTTTTTTGATTGAAATGAAAGAGAGAAGTGCCCCTCATTTTACACTCTCCCTTCTCCAGAACACTGACTGAGGAAAACCTGTTTGGATATAAGTTCTGTCTAGTTCAGATTTTAGCTCATGTGCCATTTTCAAGAGGCAAGACTTAGCAAGAAAATCCAGGACATCCTGTGAAGAGTTTTCTCTTATTCTTCCTTGGGTAACTGTTTGATTATATATAATTGTCACAAAACCAACTATTTTTCTAGCCCAGATGTTGGTATCAGTTTGTGAAAAACACAGATTAAAATCCTAGCACCAAcgcaggcaaaaaaaaaaatcgtgGTTGCACTCAATGTCTCACATCCAGTTGAGCACTCAAGCTGATAGGCTTGTTCAAACCAGCAGAGCATCTTCTTCTCAGGCAAACATTTACTTTATACAGACTCATGACACACAGGAGGAATAAATCTGCTTGTCCAGTAGGTCTCAGTTTTCTGCATGGGGTGACCTGCAGATCAACCTGAAGCCCCATGCAGCTCATTAGCATTGAGGTGAGCTCAGCACATAGGCAGCTGCCTGTACTCAAGTTTCATTGAGCTCAGCAGTGGGAATGGGATTAAATGGCAAAGGAGTATTGGTTTTGAGAAAGTCAGAGAAACATCCCAGGTAGATTTATGGATCTCAGCTGCAGCTAACTAGTTCACAGAAAGCTCATTTAGGTCTTATGGATATTGCCTTGCCAAGTTGTGATTGAAGCAGTTTCTGGAAGTTGCTCACATTGTTACTAACTGCTGAATATACATTTATGGAGCATCATGACATGAATTCAACAGGCCTCTCTGAATGGTTCAGTTGCCTTGGTGAACAGCTGTAGATTACTATTGCCTTTTTAAAGATTGGAGGTGGTAAAGAAATAGATGAGGAGCCTACAGATGTGCATAGATCTGGGTCAGAATATCTTGCCATTAAATGATGTCCAACACAAGACAGTACTGATCCAGAATTCATCCTACATCCATTCTCTGACCTTTAAAATTTCAGAGAACAAGTGAATGTACTGCTTGGTGAAGTCGGTAAAGTCCAATGAACATAACAGAGTGCATGACTGAGACAGGGGGAATTTGGCTACAGACCAAGCACTATGAGATGACACATCAGTTAGGCCAATCAAGTTCTGACCAAATGTATTGCAAGACTGCAAAATAAGCAGTCCTGCTGTCAGCTGAAGCAAAACTCAAGCCATTATTCATCATCAGTGTCAATATTAACTGACCCATTTAGCACCTTACCTAGAGTGAGAAAAACTGGCTTTAAACCAGAAGTAGTGAAGAAACAATAAATGGTTTTTATAGAGACTTCAATACGTTAGCATCAAAATTTCCTTTCAGTTCTGCTCTAATCTTTTCTAAACTATTATTAAATGAACCTTTGATTATACAGATAAGTCCACTGGTGTGATTGAATGACTAAGCAGTTGTCAGTAGAAGTCACTTGTAACATTCCTTGTAACAAGACTAACTACTTTGattttttctccatttactTATTTACTGACCAAAGGTCCTTGTGGGGATGATTCATATCCCAGTGATGTACTGAGGTTTGGTTACCACTGTGAAAGAGTGTAGAGGACGCAGAGACCTGCAGAGGAatattctttcctctttctttcaatCCTCGCAAAGAAAAAGGCTAGAAATGTTATCAAAGTGGATGTAAGTAGTTCCCATTTGCAGCGTTTGCTGGCTGCAAGATGCAGTCAGCAAAAAGTCAAGTCGACAATTAGCAGGTTCTCTTACAagggacaggctgtgtgtgctgaaACATTAGGCCACGACCCATCAGGTCTACCCTGTGTGCTCTGCCCATGACAGGCTCTTGGGAAGTAGGCTGGGGGCCAGGTTGCTGCTGCCCCAGTTAGTTCTGCAGGACGCCAATGCTACCAGTACAGATGttcctccagcagtgc
Protein-coding sequences here:
- the TMEM272 gene encoding transmembrane protein 272; the protein is MPAGLEKACHRCISKIASNVCFIFGLLAFLALPLSMTFVGMKFLEDCPVQPLIPLYLLVGGVIGSLKVTLLLYDSTRMRQLLSKSVVIDDDDDDEYPWRQNAHKYYIHLTLSLFLFLWFILGNYWVFSVYLPNFIPPFHQPQDYCDKTLYIFAVGVLIISHTVLFLLIFCSCCIYCISRQRFPSEED